A region from the Stygiolobus caldivivus genome encodes:
- a CDS encoding methionine synthase encodes MNELPILPTTVIGSYPRPKWLREAIRLYHLGKLNDQEMKEAFNDAVITILKEHQKAGIEVPTDGEMRRDEMVEFFAERLGGFRFYGFVRVWGDHYYRKPSVVSKITYKEPMLLEEAEFAKENSYTPHIKVTITGPYTIAEWSYNEYYKSKRDLAFDLAKVLNVEMKKLVEAGINVIQVDEPAIHTRKDEVEWAIEAVNESVKGINVKVVMHVCYGEYSYLEPYLDKLKVDQINLALKNYNYEPIKLFKKWDGELGVGVIDVHNKRVESPEEVANDLRMLLEHFSPEKVWVNPDCGLKLLPRSIAYQKMENMVKGTLVVREELKRKGYTTTTLKPLFNR; translated from the coding sequence ATGAATGAACTTCCGATTTTACCTACCACTGTTATTGGTAGCTACCCGAGACCTAAGTGGTTAAGGGAAGCAATAAGGTTATATCATCTAGGTAAACTAAACGACCAGGAAATGAAAGAGGCATTTAACGATGCAGTAATAACTATACTTAAAGAGCATCAGAAAGCTGGGATAGAAGTTCCCACAGATGGTGAGATGAGGAGAGATGAAATGGTAGAGTTCTTCGCAGAGAGGCTAGGGGGATTTAGATTTTACGGGTTTGTTAGAGTATGGGGAGATCATTACTATAGGAAGCCTTCAGTGGTAAGTAAAATTACCTATAAGGAGCCTATGCTCTTGGAAGAAGCTGAATTCGCTAAAGAGAACAGTTATACTCCTCATATAAAAGTTACGATCACTGGTCCTTATACTATTGCTGAATGGTCTTATAATGAATATTATAAAAGTAAGAGGGACTTAGCGTTTGATCTAGCTAAGGTACTTAACGTAGAAATGAAGAAACTAGTTGAAGCAGGAATAAATGTGATCCAAGTCGACGAGCCCGCAATCCATACTAGAAAAGATGAAGTCGAGTGGGCTATAGAAGCCGTAAATGAGTCCGTAAAAGGTATTAATGTAAAAGTAGTTATGCACGTATGTTACGGCGAGTATTCTTACTTAGAACCTTATCTTGACAAGCTAAAAGTAGACCAGATAAACCTAGCTCTGAAGAATTATAATTATGAGCCGATAAAGCTTTTTAAGAAATGGGACGGTGAACTGGGAGTAGGAGTAATTGATGTTCATAATAAAAGAGTTGAATCTCCTGAAGAAGTAGCTAATGATCTAAGGATGCTTTTAGAACATTTTAGCCCTGAAAAGGTATGGGTTAACCCTGATTGTGGATTGAAACTTTTACCGAGGTCTATAGCGTATCAAAAAATGGAAAACATGGTAAAGGGCACATTAGTGGTGAGAGAAGAACTTAAAAGAAAGGGTTATACTACTACAACTCTGAAGCCATTATTTAACAGGTGA
- a CDS encoding CbiX/SirB N-terminal domain-containing protein — protein MIGVLLVLHGSKVNEWKEVATKYAELLKRYFSVVEYGFIEFNQPSITEAAERLVEKGADTIIVVPLLFAAGTHFKRDIPKQLEAISGKVKIIVAEPIGVDERVAEVLKERIEKSLSS, from the coding sequence ATGATAGGTGTATTACTCGTTTTACACGGAAGCAAAGTTAATGAGTGGAAAGAGGTAGCAACGAAGTATGCTGAGCTCCTTAAAAGATATTTTTCGGTAGTGGAATACGGATTCATTGAATTCAACCAACCTAGTATAACAGAAGCTGCTGAGAGACTTGTAGAAAAAGGAGCCGATACTATAATAGTAGTTCCACTCCTTTTCGCGGCTGGAACTCACTTTAAAAGAGATATACCAAAACAATTAGAAGCAATTTCTGGCAAAGTGAAAATTATAGTAGCCGAACCTATAGGAGTTGATGAAAGAGTAGCCGAAGTATTAAAAGAGAGGATAGAAAAATCATTGAGCTCCTGA
- a CDS encoding 30S ribosomal protein S15: MNKKRANGQSHSTRPVRTGAPKWVRFTREEVELLIEELAKKGYPPSMIGLILRDQYGIPLVKQVTSKKVVKILEEKGLAPKIPEDLFNLIKKAVNIRRHLFEHPKDKKAKRGLEETESKIRRLVRYYVETGKLPQGWRYEPEKAELLVSGAQ; this comes from the coding sequence GTGAACAAGAAAAGAGCTAATGGTCAAAGTCACTCAACTAGGCCAGTAAGAACTGGAGCCCCAAAGTGGGTCAGGTTTACCAGAGAGGAAGTAGAGCTTTTAATAGAGGAGTTAGCAAAGAAAGGTTATCCACCTAGTATGATAGGTTTAATATTAAGAGATCAGTACGGTATCCCTTTAGTTAAACAAGTAACAAGTAAGAAAGTCGTTAAAATATTAGAAGAAAAAGGTTTGGCGCCGAAGATCCCTGAAGATTTATTCAATCTCATTAAAAAAGCAGTTAATATTAGGAGGCACCTCTTTGAGCATCCGAAGGACAAAAAAGCCAAAAGAGGTCTTGAAGAAACTGAATCTAAGATAAGAAGATTAGTAAGGTACTATGTTGAAACTGGTAAGCTACCACAGGGATGGAGATACGAACCAGAAAAAGCGGAACTACTAGTCTCAGGAGCTCAATGA
- a CDS encoding 5-methyltetrahydropteroyltriglutamate--homocysteine methyltransferase — MEIYTALIGSYPRPIRIAKTITRFRSGKIEEDKVLDEINKFQRDFFNLMAEYKVDYVTDGMVEWDDIADLTYSFLKGVEKGALDRFFDNNFYYRHLVVKSKLEYRDSNDYIKYIELARKNVEKNQKLKAVILGPLSFSYMSKNVYYKGKTEELMKDYSVIVNLLLKDTEKYYDAIEIHEPYIFQDRVRRQRLENIREYYNIMLNGISKEKHIITYFNIKFDVLEEYFKIPVEVYGFDVTEDNKPMIGMLYNATLGKNVYFGVLDSRNTKLDKISTIRRIINNAKEKGISKLLLGNSTFNDLIPELIVKRKFKILQRAKEMILNE; from the coding sequence ATGGAGATCTATACAGCGTTAATAGGAAGCTATCCTAGACCTATACGGATAGCCAAGACAATAACTAGGTTTAGGAGTGGAAAAATAGAGGAAGATAAGGTATTAGATGAGATAAACAAGTTTCAAAGAGATTTTTTCAATTTGATGGCGGAGTATAAGGTAGATTATGTAACAGACGGTATGGTTGAATGGGATGACATAGCTGATTTAACTTATTCTTTTCTTAAAGGGGTAGAGAAGGGGGCTTTAGATAGATTCTTTGATAATAACTTTTACTATCGCCATTTGGTAGTTAAATCAAAGCTTGAATATAGAGATTCAAATGATTACATTAAATATATTGAACTTGCTAGGAAAAATGTGGAGAAGAACCAGAAATTAAAAGCAGTGATTCTAGGTCCTCTGTCATTCTCTTACATGTCAAAGAATGTGTATTATAAGGGGAAAACCGAGGAACTGATGAAAGACTATTCTGTGATTGTTAACTTATTACTCAAAGATACTGAGAAATACTATGATGCAATAGAGATCCATGAGCCTTATATCTTTCAAGACAGAGTTAGGAGACAGAGATTAGAAAATATAAGAGAATATTATAATATAATGTTAAACGGAATCAGTAAAGAGAAACATATCATCACATACTTTAACATTAAGTTCGATGTACTAGAAGAGTATTTTAAAATACCTGTTGAAGTATACGGATTTGATGTAACTGAAGATAATAAGCCTATGATAGGTATGCTGTATAACGCTACATTAGGCAAAAATGTATATTTTGGAGTATTAGACTCGAGGAATACAAAACTAGATAAAATTTCTACGATCAGGAGAATAATTAACAACGCTAAGGAGAAAGGGATTTCTAAGCTATTGCTTGGAAACTCCACTTTTAATGATCTAATACCAGAGCTTATAGTTAAGAGAAAGTTTAAAATTTTACAGAGAGCCAAGGAGATGATACTAAATGAATGA
- the pcn gene encoding proliferating cell nuclear antigen (pcna), translating into MHVYYDDARDIKAIIQTLTKLIDEALFEIKPEGIKLTAVDRAKISLISIDLPAEVFKEYDVQDEFRFGFNTQYMSKLMKAVKGKQAISLDADNEEVVKLTIVGAINRVFNIRNIQVLPPEVPEANFEFDVRASISSKGFKTTIGEISQVSKDSVTISATEEKVVVKGGEESKVENEFTKETGALADIEFNKEATATYDIGYIDNVLQLTKLTDYIKLAFSDQKPLQMEFGMEGGGKVTYLLAPKLS; encoded by the coding sequence ATGCATGTATATTATGATGACGCAAGGGACATAAAAGCGATTATACAAACACTAACCAAACTCATTGACGAAGCTTTATTTGAAATTAAACCTGAAGGAATTAAACTTACTGCCGTAGATAGGGCAAAGATTTCTTTAATATCCATAGATTTGCCGGCTGAGGTGTTTAAGGAGTATGATGTGCAAGATGAGTTTAGATTTGGGTTTAACACGCAGTATATGTCTAAGTTAATGAAAGCAGTAAAAGGTAAACAAGCTATATCATTAGACGCTGATAATGAGGAGGTTGTAAAATTAACTATTGTTGGGGCTATAAATAGAGTGTTTAACATAAGGAATATACAAGTATTACCTCCGGAAGTACCAGAAGCAAATTTTGAGTTTGATGTTAGAGCGTCTATATCCTCTAAGGGGTTTAAAACCACTATAGGTGAGATATCTCAAGTTAGTAAAGATAGTGTTACTATATCGGCTACAGAGGAGAAAGTTGTTGTCAAAGGTGGAGAAGAGAGCAAGGTGGAAAATGAATTTACAAAGGAAACCGGTGCCTTAGCGGATATTGAATTTAATAAGGAGGCTACAGCAACATATGACATAGGGTATATTGATAATGTCCTACAATTAACTAAATTAACAGATTACATTAAGTTAGCCTTTTCGGATCAAAAGCCTTTACAAATGGAATTCGGCATGGAAGGAGGGGGGAAAGTTACTTATTTGCTTGCTCCTAAACTATCTTGA
- a CDS encoding 30S ribosomal protein S6e: protein MPDFKIVISDPQTKEPKEAKVKVKVSEKVQSNQGEKDGKAIPIAKISDKIKQDLGIDQFITLEIEKQEGDKKLKIKGHFKVEIDNSVPQNEVWISQQMGEKFGSNEFEAIAYRTKSFQLSIDQSKISSVMSAKIGDIVDINISGVPLKLKITGGSDNSGFPMRFDVQGGAKRKLLLSSPPGFHPSESGMRKKKTVRGNMITAEIVQINTIIVR, encoded by the coding sequence GTGCCTGACTTCAAGATTGTCATATCTGATCCACAAACTAAAGAGCCCAAAGAAGCCAAGGTAAAGGTTAAGGTTTCCGAAAAAGTCCAGTCTAACCAAGGAGAAAAAGACGGAAAGGCTATACCAATAGCCAAAATAAGTGATAAGATAAAACAAGATTTAGGGATAGATCAGTTTATCACTCTTGAAATAGAGAAACAGGAAGGAGATAAAAAATTAAAAATTAAAGGGCATTTTAAGGTTGAAATAGATAATTCCGTCCCTCAAAACGAAGTTTGGATTTCACAACAAATGGGAGAAAAATTTGGCTCGAACGAGTTTGAGGCAATAGCATATAGGACCAAATCCTTCCAACTTTCTATAGATCAGTCTAAAATATCAAGTGTAATGAGTGCGAAAATAGGAGACATTGTAGATATTAATATATCAGGAGTTCCGTTAAAGCTTAAGATAACGGGCGGTTCTGATAATTCTGGATTCCCTATGCGCTTCGATGTCCAAGGTGGTGCTAAGAGGAAACTCCTATTAAGTTCTCCCCCTGGCTTCCATCCATCAGAAAGTGGGATGAGGAAAAAGAAGACCGTTAGAGGTAATATGATCACTGCTGAAATAGTACAAATTAATACTATAATAGTTAGGTGA